The sequence below is a genomic window from Pseudomonadales bacterium.
GCCAATGGGCTGTCATCGCTCACTTGCGGCATTTTTGCGTTCGGTGCTTTGATGGTGAGCTGCCCGCCCATACGATCCGGCGAGTAATCCACTTTGGCATCTTTCAGGTACGGGATACTGCGTCCATCGAAATAGCAGCGAAAATGTTTCATTTCGATAAATTCGTCGCCTTCTTTTTCTTCACCAGGGCGGCAGTAGGCGATACAAGTTTCCGCGCGTGAAGTGCCTGGATCATTCACAAACATACGCACGCTGATGCCAGGTGCGTTCTGTTTTTCTAACAGTCCAGCGAGATAATCTTGAGCGGATTCGGTGATATCAACTTCTGGCATGACGCTAACTCGATAGATAAGAGGAATTGCAGATCATTGTACGGCGATCATCTCGGCATGAATACGGACAAAATATCGGGATTTGAAGGAAAACAGCGGCGCTCAACTCACTTTTGCTGAGGGTCGTTTTTCAAACGCGTGGCGGCACTCAATAAAAACTTGAGCAGGCGATCACGGTCGTAATTCTTGACCTTGTCCAAATCCAAGTGCATAGAAAAACCTTCAGCGCGCTGCTCAAAGTAGGTCTGCTTCGCGCCAAGGTTTTTACGGAAGTCCACCACGGTATAAACGCGCACCGGCTGACTGAAACCTTTGACATTGATCGTGCCTTTTTCTTCGCACAACACGATGTCTTTAATCAGCGAATAAGTTTCGTGTGAGATCAAAATCTCGCCCGCAGGTGCAGCTGTTTCTAAACGGCTGGCGAGGTTTACTTCTGTGCCGAGCACGGTGTAATCCAAGCGTTGTTCTGTACCGAAGTTGCCCACGGTGCAATAACCTGTATTGATGCCCATGCGAATTTCTAACGGCGTTTCTATGCCCTTGCTGCCCCAATGTTTTTGCATGATGCGCATATGTTTTTTCATTTCGATCGCCATCGAAATACACGCCAAGCAATCGGTTTGCGCGCCGCGCGTGGTGGGATCACCAAAAAACACCATGATAGCATCACCGATAAACTTGTCGATGGTGCCGCCGTATTTATGAATGATCTGCGACATCTCGCTCAGATAATGGTTGAGCATGTCGGTCATTTGATCCGCTTCTAAGCTTTCCGACAGCTCGGTAAAACCTTTGATATCGGAAAAAAATACCGTCAGGCGTTTACGATTGGTTTCCAGTTTGACTTCACTGCCGGAATAAACCGAGCGCCAAATCTGCGGCGACACATAACGCGACAACTTCCATAGCTTCATGCGCATGCTTTGGTTGTCGTCTGCCGTTTGAACTATTTGCTGTTTTAAATCTGTCGTACGGCGAAAGGTCAGGAAAGACAGCAAGCCAAAATAAATAGTGACACCAATGACAGCGGGCAATCCTGCACTAACACTGCCCTGCCATTGCCACTGTTGTGTGTGAAACAGCAAACTAAACAGAAAACCAATAACGACAGCACCAACGGTTTGCAACCAATAACGCACACCGTTATTGATCAGGGATTGCGACTGCACCAAGGTAAAAAACATAAAAGAAGGTAGAAGATAAAAATCAATGACGCCGATTACCACCCCCACTAAAAAAGCATCGCAATAACCTGCGTAGAGCAGCACTTCTTCCATGTGCCTTTCTAAGTAGCGCGAGGCGAGAACATAAACAAGATGTGGATACGCCAGCCAAACAATGGCCAAAAAATGCTGTTGCGTGAAACTGCTCCAAGGCGAGCTGAGCAACAAAGTCCGACAGCAGCCAATGCCAACAGCAGTCGGAAGTAGTAGTCATTAAGAGGATTCAGCACATGCAAATCATCGTCTGCAACGGTGGGAGAACTCTGCTCGGCTAAGTGAGACATCGCTTCTTTATATTTATGATGGTCTGCGGTACTTGACTATCAGGGTAGCGGCTACGCCCACAGTTCGCAACCAGCCCTGTATTTACCTCAACATTTACCTCAACAACGCTTCATGCTCGGACTTGAGCTGCTAGAATCTCCGGCAATTTGCTGCGCTGCAGCCACCCTATTTCGCACTACGCAACTTTTTCTTTTCACAACCTAGAGGTCTCTATGCAACTGTCATTTACCCCCGATCAGGAAGCGCTGCGCCACCAGCTGCGCGACTACTTCAAAACGCTGATGACGCCCGAGCTGAAAGCCGAGCTGAATCAGGATTTCAAACACGAAGGCGGCGGCCCACTGTGGCGCGCAGCGATGAAAAAACTCGGCAGCGACGGCTGGATCGGTCTCGGCTGGGAAAAGGAATACGGCGGTCAGGCTAAATCCCCTATCGAGCAATACATTTTCTTCTCCGAAATCATGAAAGCGGGTTTCCCCTTTCCTTTCCTCACTTCCGAATCGGTTGGCCCTGCACTGGCACAATTCGGCAGCCCTGAATTAAAAGCACAAATCATCCCAAAAATTCTCGCTGGCGAAATTTGTATTTGTATCGGTTACTCCGAACCAGGTTCCGGCACCGACCTCGCTTCACTCAAAACGCGCGCTGTAAAAGACGGCGATGACCACTACATCATCAACGGTCAAAAAATGTGGACTTCACTCGCCGAGTTTTCTGACTATGTGTGGCTCGCTTGCCGCACAGGTGATGTCGAAGAAAAAGGCAAACACGGTTCGATTTCGATGTTTTTGATTCCAATGAATCATCCAGGCATTTCCATCACGCAAGTGAAAACGCTCGGCTCGGTGCGCACCAATGCCACTTATTATGAAAATGTGCGCGTGCCAAAAGAGTGGATGATCGGCAAAGAAAATCGCGGCTGGGGCGTGATCATGAGCCAGCTCAATCGCGAACGATTGGCACTGGTAACGCACGGTCCTATCGTCGGCATTTTTCGCAAAGTGTGTGAATACGCAGAAAAAACCAAACTCGCTAATGGTCAACGCTTGATCGATCAAGATTGGGTGAAAATGAAATTGGCAAAAGTGCGCGCTGGCGCTGAAGCCATCAAATTGATTTGCTACAAACAAGCGTGGTCGATTGCACAAGGTGGCCTCGATATGGCGGAAGCTTCTGCTGCCAAAGTGTACGGCTCGGAATACATGATCGAAGCCTGCCGCGATATGATGGAAATTCTCGGTCAATCATCTACTTTGCATTCACATTCAGAAGCCATCGTATTGGAAGGCGAACTGGAGCGTTTGTATCGCACGCTGTCAATTCTGACATTTGGTGGCGGCACGAACGAAATCCAACGCGACATCATTTCCATCTTTGGCCTCAACATGCCGCGCCCATTGCGCGCTTGATCGATAGGGAGCAAAAAATTATGAACTTTGGTTTAACTGACGAACAAAAAGATATTCAAAATTTGGCGAATGAAATTCTCGGCAATGAAGTCACCGCTGATGAATTGCATCAATACGATATGTGGGCAAAAGAGCGCTACAACAGCGCGCTGTGGGCGCAATTAGCGGATGCGGGATTGCTCGGCATTGCTGTGCCTGCGGATAACGGCGGCATGGGGTTTGGTTTTGCCGAATTGGCTTTATTTCTCGAAGAATGTGGTCGTGTATTGGCACCCGTTCCTGCTGTGCCTTCGCTGGTTTCCGCACTCGCTGTGCAAAAATTTGGCGATGCTGCCTTGCAAGCCTCGTTGGGTGGCGTTGCTTCAGGTGAAGTGGTTTTGACTGCCGCTTTTCACGAAGAACACAGCTACGACGCTTACGATGCACAAGTAGCAGCCAGCGGCGGCAAATTAAACGGCACAAAACTGTGCGTGCCTTACGCCAATATTGCCACGCGTATGTTGGTTGTTGCGAAAGAAGGCAATGATGTTGCGCTGTTTATTGTCGATCCCAAAGACAGCAG
It includes:
- the nfuA gene encoding Fe-S biogenesis protein NfuA; protein product: MPEVDITESAQDYLAGLLEKQNAPGISVRMFVNDPGTSRAETCIAYCRPGEEKEGDEFIEMKHFRCYFDGRSIPYLKDAKVDYSPDRMGGQLTIKAPNAKMPQVSDDSPLADKVNYVLYNDINPQLAAHSGEVSLDHMDGNIAVLKFGGGCQGCASVDVTLKQGVETTLIEKLPQLEGVRDVTDHTDRSQSYY
- a CDS encoding adenylate/guanylate cyclase domain-containing protein, which encodes MAIVWLAYPHLVYVLASRYLERHMEEVLLYAGYCDAFLVGVVIGVIDFYLLPSFMFFTLVQSQSLINNGVRYWLQTVGAVVIGFLFSLLFHTQQWQWQGSVSAGLPAVIGVTIYFGLLSFLTFRRTTDLKQQIVQTADDNQSMRMKLWKLSRYVSPQIWRSVYSGSEVKLETNRKRLTVFFSDIKGFTELSESLEADQMTDMLNHYLSEMSQIIHKYGGTIDKFIGDAIMVFFGDPTTRGAQTDCLACISMAIEMKKHMRIMQKHWGSKGIETPLEIRMGINTGYCTVGNFGTEQRLDYTVLGTEVNLASRLETAAPAGEILISHETYSLIKDIVLCEEKGTINVKGFSQPVRVYTVVDFRKNLGAKQTYFEQRAEGFSMHLDLDKVKNYDRDRLLKFLLSAATRLKNDPQQK
- a CDS encoding acyl-CoA dehydrogenase family protein: MQLSFTPDQEALRHQLRDYFKTLMTPELKAELNQDFKHEGGGPLWRAAMKKLGSDGWIGLGWEKEYGGQAKSPIEQYIFFSEIMKAGFPFPFLTSESVGPALAQFGSPELKAQIIPKILAGEICICIGYSEPGSGTDLASLKTRAVKDGDDHYIINGQKMWTSLAEFSDYVWLACRTGDVEEKGKHGSISMFLIPMNHPGISITQVKTLGSVRTNATYYENVRVPKEWMIGKENRGWGVIMSQLNRERLALVTHGPIVGIFRKVCEYAEKTKLANGQRLIDQDWVKMKLAKVRAGAEAIKLICYKQAWSIAQGGLDMAEASAAKVYGSEYMIEACRDMMEILGQSSTLHSHSEAIVLEGELERLYRTLSILTFGGGTNEIQRDIISIFGLNMPRPLRA